Proteins from a single region of Nitrososphaerota archaeon:
- a CDS encoding ferredoxin, which translates to MLLNAKRHGESISDAVVRNPDIRKANLQKRGEIEIVTIEGKKVKAGIVEDLCLGTGFCAVLAPEHFSLERRQIGSEPLGIADADETLVELERLKRAAESCPWRAIYLRDSETGDYIVKGG; encoded by the coding sequence ATGCTCCTCAACGCCAAGCGGCACGGGGAGTCCATCTCCGACGCCGTAGTGCGCAACCCTGACATCAGAAAGGCCAACCTCCAGAAGCGTGGAGAGATAGAGATAGTGACCATCGAGGGGAAGAAAGTGAAGGCAGGCATCGTCGAAGACCTGTGCCTCGGGACGGGGTTCTGCGCGGTCCTGGCGCCTGAGCACTTCTCCCTGGAACGGAGGCAGATCGGAAGCGAGCCCCTGGGGATCGCGGACGCAGATGAGACCCTCGTCGAGCTCGAGAGACTGAAGCGGGCGGCCGAGTCATGCCCGTGGAGGGCCATCTACCTTAGGGACTCCGAGACTGGGGACTACATCGTCAAGGGCGGCTAG
- a CDS encoding PadR family transcriptional regulator — protein sequence MWMDWTKRAHRGLRTWILMIVTKQPMNGAEIMDAMESGSRGWWRPSPGSVYPMLQQMAEEGLVKKRKTDNKYEITPQGRAEADWPAKASRIEPRSVEGTLGEISNNLSYLEDLAQSKDEKLAASAKQIRELATRVSRLEKSL from the coding sequence ATGTGGATGGACTGGACGAAACGCGCCCACAGGGGCCTCAGGACGTGGATCCTCATGATAGTTACCAAGCAGCCGATGAACGGTGCTGAGATCATGGATGCCATGGAGTCAGGGAGCAGGGGGTGGTGGAGGCCCTCGCCTGGTTCGGTGTACCCTATGCTCCAACAGATGGCCGAGGAGGGGCTGGTAAAGAAGCGCAAGACGGACAACAAGTATGAGATTACTCCGCAGGGGAGGGCCGAGGCGGACTGGCCCGCCAAGGCGAGCCGAATCGAGCCGAGATCCGTGGAGGGGACCCTCGGAGAGATCTCGAACAACCTTTCATATCTCGAAGACCTCGCCCAGTCGAAGGACGAGAAGCTCGCCGCCAGCGCCAAACAGATTAGGGAGCTCGCAACGAGGGTATCCAGGCTGGAGAAGAGCCTATGA